The uncultured Campylobacter sp. DNA segment TGATGAGCAGCACCAAAAAGTCGCTAGGCAGCTCAAGCTCGGCTAGGTTTTTGCCCACGACTTCGGAGTCAAAGCGTATGGTGTGTTGGCGTAAAGTGTGATAAAAAATCGGCAAATTCGACATCTCGACCTCTTTTGGCACGACTTCTTCTTTGACGCCGCATTTTTGCGCGACCTTTTCTAGCGTCATGCCCTGGATGATGATCGAGACGAATACTACAAAAAATATCGTGTTAAAGATTAGCTCGGAATTCGGTAAATTTGCCCCGAACGGATAGGTCGCAAGTACGATAGGAACGACGCCGCGAAGTCCGACCCATGAGATAAATATCTTTTCTTTAACATTATACCTAGAAAGCAAGAGCGAGAGAAAAACGCCCATAGGACGCGCGACGAACATGATCCAAAACGCAACCACGGCACCCGCAAGCGCGACGGCAGGCAACTGGGAAGGATTCACCAAAAGTCCCAGCGTCAAAAAGATGACGATCTGCATCGTCCACGCGATACCGTCGTGAAAACCGATCAAATTTTTCTTATGCGCGAACTCTTTTTTGTTTATAAACATTCCCGCGATATATACGGCAAGAAAGCCGTTGCCCCCGACCTTGCCCGCCAGCACGTATAAAAGCATCACCCAAGCCATCGAAAACACGGGGTAAAGCCCCCAGTACTCAAGCCTAAGGCGGTTAAAAAGCCCCGGCAGCGCGACGCCAAACATATAGCCCATCAGCCCGCCTAGCAAAAACTGCTTTACTAACGTAAGCGCGACGTCCGGAACGCTAGGAATCGTAGCTATAGAGATGATTTGCAGTATCGTGACGGTTAAAAAGATCGCCATCGGGTCGTTCGATCCGGACTCTAGCTCTAAAAGCGGGCGAATATTATTTCGCAGCAAAATTTCCTTTGCTCCTAGTATCGCAAACACCGCGGCAGCGTCGGTCGAGGAGATGATAGAGCCAAAGAGCAAAGCCTCTAGCCAGTCAAGGCCTAGCAGGTATTTTACCAGCACGGCTATCATGCCCGCAGTCAGCACGACGCCAAGAGTCGCTAGGATGATGCCGTTTACCATAACGGGGCGGATAGATTTTAGATTCGTATCAAGACCGCCCGCGTAAAGTATAAAAATAAGCGCGATAGTGCCCACGTCTTGGGCGATTTGGCGATTATCAAAAGCAAGTCCGAGCAGCCCGTCCGAGCCTGCAAGCATACCGACTGCTAAAAAAACGACTAAGGACGGAACGCCGAATCTATCTGAAACCTTGCTAGAGACGATACAAGCGATAAGTAGGATAGAGAAAAATAGTAAAAAAGTTTCTAACATTGTGCCTCATTTGGGTTCAAAGCGGACAAATTTAAGGCTAAATTTAGCGCCCTAATAGCCTCAAATTTGGCGCGTTTCGTAAATAAATTTTACCCGATTTTACCTTTTTTAACGATAAAAAGGATTAATTTTTATCATCGTAAAAGATGAGATCAAAGCTATTTTTGCGCTTTACCAGAGCCTTTTTGGACGGCACGGCATTTTGTTCAAATTTAGCCAGTTCCTCTTTCATCTGCCTTATCACGGCCTCAGACTGCTCGATCTGATCTTTTAGCTGCAAGATGATATCAACGCCTGCTAAATTTACGCCAAGATCGCGCGTTAGACGTAGTATCATCTTGATGCGGTCCATATCTTTTTCCGAGTAAAGGCGCATCTTGCCCTCGGTTCTGGACGGCTCTAGCAGCCCCTCGCGCTCGTATTGGCGCAACGTTTGCGGATGTATGGAGAGGACCTTTGCTACGACGCTGATTAGATAGACCGGTTCTTCGTATTGCTTCATCTTATACCTCCGGGAGTTTTTGCTTCATAAGCTCGGCTAGTTCGCCGTCTAGGGCATTTACGTCCGGCAAAGAGACGCGCGCGCGCAAGTACAAATCGCCGAATATCCCGCTTTTTCTATTTTGCACGCCGTATCCTTTGAGCCTGATTTTTTGCCCAGATTTTGAGTTTTCGGCGATTTTTATCGTGACGTCTTTTTTAGGCGTTTTTACCTCTATCTTGCCGCCAAACATCATTGTTTTTAAAGGAATTAGCACGTCTTTATATAGATCGTCGCCGTCTCTTTCGTACTCGTCGCTAGGCGCAATATTTACGGTTAGTATTAGATCGCCGCGCCCGCCGTTACCTTTGCCTTTTATGCGTAGCTTTTCGCCGTTATTTATGCCGTTTGGGATTTTTATTTTGATGTTTTCGCCGTTAAAATTTATCGAGTGCTCGCCGCCCTTTACCGCTACGTCAAACGGGATAGTTACCTTTGCCCGCGAGTCCATATCCTCATCGTCCTCAAAGCCGCCAAAGCCGCCCGTCTGCCTAAAGCCGCTAAAACCGCCTCTGCTAGAAAAACCGCCAAAACCGCTAGCGCCACCGCTAAAGCCGCCGCCGAAGATATTTTTTAAAATTTCGTCCAAATTTCCCATGCCCGAGCTGCTCGCAAAGTCATGAAAATTCTGTCCGCCGAACATCGCGTCGCCGTGCCTGTCGTACTGCGCGCGCTTTTTTTCGTCGCTTAAAATTTCATACGCGGCGTTTATTTCTTTAAATTTATCCTCCGCGCCCGGGTCTTTGTTGATATCTGGATGATATTTGCGCGCCAGCCTCCTATACGCCTTTTTTATCTCGTCTGCGGAGGCCTTTTCGGACACGCCTAACGTTTCGTAAAGACTATTGCTCATGTTATATCCTTTTAGTCAATTAATTTTATAGCGATTATAGCACAAAGCTTTAGCGTATGTCAATCAAGTATAGTAAATAAGATAATTTTAAACGGCTTAAAGAATAATTAACTTTACATTGAGCTTAGCGCCATATAATCGCGCTTTGAAAAATTTTATCCAAAAGGAAAAGCAATGAAAAAGATAACCGTATTATCTTTGGCTACGTCTTGCGCAATCTTTGCCGCAAGCATAAATTTTAACGAACCCGCAGAGGATTTTACTAGAATAAATCCCGAATTTAATAAAAACGTCGTCCTCTCCTACAATAGCTCCATCGCCGATGCTAAAAAATCAGTCGTAAATATCTCTACTACAAAAACACTAAACGGCGCGGGAGCCGATATGGGCGATATGTTTAACGATCCTTTTTTTAAAGATTTCTTCGGCTTTCAGTTTAATATCCCTCAAGAAAAGCAAAAAAGCAGTTCTTTGGGATCTGGCGTCATCATCTCCTCCGACGGCTACATCGTGACCAACAACCACGTGGTAGAAGATAGCGACGAGATCGTAGTCACGCTGCTAGATAGCGACAAAGAGTACAAAGCTAAAATCATCGGCACCGATCCCAAAACCGACCTAGCTATCATCAAAATCGACGCTAAAGAGCTAAAAGCCATACCTTTTGCCGACTCGGCTAAGCTAATGGAAGGAGATATAGTTTTTGCCATCGGAAATCCTTTCGGCGTTGGCGGCAGTATCACTCAGGGTATAGTCTCAGGCCTAAACAAAGACAACATCGGACTAAATCAATACGAAAATTTCATCCAAACCGACGCCTCGATAAATCCGGGCAACTCAGGCGGCGCGCTAGTCGATAGCCGCGGCTATCTAGTGGGCATAAACTCAGCTATCCTTAGCCGCAGCGGCGGAAACAACGGCATCGGCTTTGCCATCCCGTCAAATATGACCAAAGATATAGCCAAAAAACTCATCGAAGACGGCAAGATCGAGCGCGGATATATCGGCGTGATGATAGCAAATCTCAACGAGCAGCAAAAAGAGATCTACAAAAACAAAGAAGGCGCGCTAATTAGCAGCGTAGAAAAGGGATTGCCGGCCGATATCGCGGGCATTAAACGAGGCGATCTAGTCGTAAAAATCGACGATAAAGATATCAAAAACGCAAACGACCTAAAAAATCTCATCGGCTCGCTAGCTCCAAACAAAGAGATCACGCTAACCTACGAGCGCTCGGGCAAGCTAGAGACTGCTAAGATAAAACTAGCCAATGCCAACGCCCAGTCAAGCGGCGGCAAAGCGACCAAAGGCGACTCGGCGATAGACGGCCTTAGCGTAACGTCGATCGATGATAACGCGAGGTTTAAGTATAGACTAGCCTCAGACGTCGCAGGCGTGCTCGTTACAGACGTAAAATCAGGCTCAAACGCCGAAAAATTCGGCTTTGAAAAAGGCGATATCATCATCCAGGTCGCCGAGGAAAATATCAAAAATTTAGACGACTTTAACAAGGCCGTAGCAAACGCCAAGGGCAAAAAAACTCTCGTTTGGGTCAATCGCGGCGGACTTTTCCAAGGCCTTGTTATCAAATAATCTAAGACTAAGGCGCGCTAAAATGCGCCTTTTTCTAAATTTATCCTTTTTCTCGCCGGCTTGCCTCTATAAAGCAAGCTTAAATTTACCCTATTTTATCGCAGCGCCCGGTTACGTCTTTGCTTAATTTAAAATCCTTGCCCGCAGTCTAAATTTACCGCCTCAACCTCGCGCTCGTTTGCCGTCTAAAAAATAAATCGCATTTTAATTTTACTCTGCAGGGTTTATTTGATTTTAGTAGCAGCTAAGTTTGCTAAAATGCCTACTCTTAAGCAAATTTAGGCTAAATTTTAAAATCTATCTAAAAAGGATAAAGCATGAACGAAAACGAAATCTCGCTGGCTAGCAAAATAAAAAACGAGATAAATCTAACGATAAAAAAGGAGCTAAAAGAGCGCTACAAGGGTGAGGCGCCATACTCGCGGTGCCGCGTACAGGAAGGATATTACGATACTTTTACCCTAGAGTGCGGCAGACGCGGTTTTAGCATGTCTTATAGCGACTCGTATTATGACGCGAGCGAGCTTAGCGAGGATGAGCTAAAAGCGGCTTTGCCGCTCATCGTAAAAGGCGTAGAGAAGGAATTTTTAGACGAAAATAACCTGCCGTTTTTCGCGTACAAGCTAAATTTGTCGGTCAAATTTGAAAGCGAGGACTCGCCGCGTAAATTTTACTTTGAGAACGCGGCTAGAAAGGCCGAACTAAAGCGCAGACTAGAAGACTATATCGGCGAAGTCATTACTCGGCGCACGGCAAAGGTCAAGGACGAACGCGAGCTTTACGTATTTATGGGGCACGTTTTTGATCTGCCTCTTATGGATTATGACGAATTTGCGCTTATAGAGCTGATAGAAAAATTTGAACTAGCCGTGCGGGACTCTAAAAGCAAACATCTAACCGATGAGTTTAAAGAGGCGCTTACTTGCTATCTGCAAGATTGGCGAGACGATAAATTTATGCCTAAATTTTACGATATTTACGGAGATGACTGGGAGAGGACTTATGAGCTTAAAAAGGACTTTAAACCCCAAAACGTAAGCGCCGGCGAGCTTGCGCTTTTCGTGCGAGCGGCGTTTTGGCGGATCAAATATAAAAGCTTTAGCTGGGACGTAAAATTTGCGCGCAAAGACCTCGAGAGCGCGGCTCTGATTTTCGGTTCGGCGCAGGCGCAAAAGTATTTAGACCACGGCACAGGCGAGTTAGACGAAAGCCTAACGAGATTTAAGGACGCAGACGTAGAGTGCGCCGCAAACGATGTTTTTGCGCAAATTAGCGTAAAAATCAAAAACGAAACGCCTCAGGCTTACAAAAAGGCGCTAATATTTATCGTAAATCTGCTTCGTGCGGGCTTTACGGCTAGCTACGCCGTTAAATTTAGCTCCAAAGCGGATAAAATTTATCTGCCGATAAAAGGGCTTGAAAAGACGCAGACGCACCGATTTTTCGCTACCGCGCTAGCGCATGGGATAGACTTGGAGCTTGAGCTTTATGCCAAAGAAGCTCTAAGGCATAAATACGAATTTTACGCCGATATAAACGACGAAAAGTGCCTAATGACGGGCAGTTACGCGGTATTTGGCCTTGCGCTAAAAAGCGAGAAATATTTCGCGCTAGCTAAGCGGTATTTTAAAAACGTAGACGACGAACATCAAAGCGCGCATATAAAATTTATCGAGGCTTTTATCGATAGATACGGCGTTAGCGCGCAGAGCTTGGACGTATTGGTCGATGCCTTCTCGTCGTATCAGGATGATAAAATTTATAAAAATTTACGTGCGCTAATGGACGAACCTGCTAACAAAGCCCTGTTTTTGCGCGCTCTTGAAAATCTAAAAGGTTATAAAAAGGAAAATGCGGCGTATGCGGCCTGGGGGCGGGGCTGGGAGAAGGAAATTTCTGGTTGATTACGATTTTATAGGTTTGTTTCTTGCGCATATTGACTTTTTACGCTCAAATTTGGAGCCAATTTTACTAAATTTGACGAACCGAGACCCAAGTCTTGAAAGCGCCAAATTTGAGTGAGTTAAATTTGGCGCTATTTTTTATGTTAAGAAGGAAGGGATTTGAATCACGCTCTGCTTGCAGCTAAGGGCGAAGCGAAGCAAAAATCATTTAAAGGCGCGCAAGAAACTAGCCGCGCTCGCCATTAAAAATTTAGCCAAAACTCGTTATAATTACCGCAAAAAAGGATGGCCGATGATAAAAATTTTGATGATAGAAGACGATTTAGAGCTGGCAGAAATTTTGACCGAGTTTTTAGCAAAAAGCGATATGAGCGTAACGACGGCGGAGGAGCCGTATATCGGGCTTTCGACGCTAAATGTCGAGAAATTCGACCTCGTGATCTTAGATCTCACGCTACCGGGACTTGACGGCCTAGAGGTATGCAAAGAGATCCGCAAGCGCCACGACGTACCCATCATCATTTCAAGCGCGCGCCACGACATCACGGACAAAGTAAACGCCCTAGATAACGGCGCGGACGACTACCTGCCAAAACCTTACGACCCGCAGGAGCTGCTAGCTCGTATAAAAAGCCATCTGCGCCGCCAAAGCACTGTAGCGGGCGCAAATTTAAGCGGCGCAAAGGAGCCTGCGCGAGAGAAAGATATCGCGGTAGACGACTTTAAGCACGTCATCACGCTCAAAGGCGAGCCGTTAAATTTGACCGCGGCGGAGTACGACATCCTAAAATATATGCTCCAAAAAGAAGGCGGCGCCATCACTCGCGAGGAGTTCATCTATAACTGCGCGAGCATCAGCGAGGACTCGACAAACAAAAGCATCGACGTCATCATCGGGCGCATCAGAGGCAAGCTAGGCGACGACCCAAAAGAGCCAAAATACATCCACGCCATCCGCGGCATCGGCTACAAGCTAATGCAGTAAAAGCCCGCAAATGAAACGCTCATCGGTTTTTTACACTATCACTTTTATCTTCGCTTTGGCGCTAACAAGCATATTTCTCGCGTTTTTATGGCTGATGGACTACGACAAGCAAAACTACGCGCGCGAGCTAAACGCCAAATACTCCACGATCGCTAGAAATCAGCTCTTTTTGATGAGCGGTATCATAAACGAAAAAGAGTACGAGCGTCAAACGGGCGACTTTAAGATGCCTGAGATCACGAACGAGCGGCAAAAGGAGGAGATCCTAGTAAACGCTACGGTGCTTGAGGAGATATCAGCAGACATCGGCTCCAGCGCTATCATGATCTATCAAAATCACCACTATCTAAAAGTCCAGCACGTGGATAAAGTCCTGCTTTTAAAGGATAACGACTACCAGCCGTACCGCTACGACATCATCAAGATCATCTTTTTGCTAGTCGCGATCATACTTCTTGCCGCTTACGTTTTTGTTATCAGGAAACTAAAACCGCTAAGAAAACTAAAGCGCCAGATAGCCAAATTTGCCGCGGGCGAGATCGACGAAGTGCAAAACGTCAGCAGCGGAAACGACGAAATTTCCGAGGTTGCAGAGGCATTTTACGACGCGGTTTGTCAGATCAAAAATTTAAACGCGTCGCGCAAGCTGTTTTTAAGAAATATAATGCACGAGCTAAAAACGCCGATCACCAAAGGCCGCCTAGCCGCTGAAATGATCGAAAAAAGCAAAAACCAAGAACGCCTTGTGTCGGTTTTTATAAAACTTGAAAATCTCATAAACGAATTTGCCGCCGTCGAGCAAGTCACCTCAAACATCGCGCTAAATAACACTAAAATTTGCCGTATCGACGATGTTATCGACGAGGCTCTGGATATCGCTATGGTCGATCCCGGACAGGTCACGATCAGTAAGCTAGAGGACGTGAGCCTAAATGCGGACTTTAAGCTACTAGCGATCGCCGCCAAAAATATGATCGATAACGCGCTAAAATACTCCCCAAACAAGCACGTAAATATCACGATCACGCGCGAGTCGATCAAATTTATCAACGAAGGCGAGCGGCTGTCAAAGGAGTTGCGCCACTACGTCGAGCCTTTTACCAAGGGCGAAAGCGCGCAAAAGAGCTTCGGCCTAGGGCTTTACATCGTAGAAAATATAATCAAAGCCCATAAGCTAACTCTGGGCTACGAATACAAAAACGGACTAAACGTATTTAGCTTTGAAAATCTGCAAAATATCGCGGCGTAGGCACAAATTTGAGTGGTTTATAAAATTTGCGGAGCGCGAGGTAAATTTGAGCTAAAATTTG contains these protein-coding regions:
- a CDS encoding potassium/proton antiporter, which translates into the protein MLETFLLFFSILLIACIVSSKVSDRFGVPSLVVFLAVGMLAGSDGLLGLAFDNRQIAQDVGTIALIFILYAGGLDTNLKSIRPVMVNGIILATLGVVLTAGMIAVLVKYLLGLDWLEALLFGSIISSTDAAAVFAILGAKEILLRNNIRPLLELESGSNDPMAIFLTVTILQIISIATIPSVPDVALTLVKQFLLGGLMGYMFGVALPGLFNRLRLEYWGLYPVFSMAWVMLLYVLAGKVGGNGFLAVYIAGMFINKKEFAHKKNLIGFHDGIAWTMQIVIFLTLGLLVNPSQLPAVALAGAVVAFWIMFVARPMGVFLSLLLSRYNVKEKIFISWVGLRGVVPIVLATYPFGANLPNSELIFNTIFFVVFVSIIIQGMTLEKVAQKCGVKEEVVPKEVEMSNLPIFYHTLRQHTIRFDSEVVGKNLAELELPSDFLVLLIKRKGEYIKPTGSSVFEEGDLLLIQCEDENKYNETLKTFTA
- a CDS encoding helix-turn-helix transcriptional regulator — protein: MKQYEEPVYLISVVAKVLSIHPQTLRQYEREGLLEPSRTEGKMRLYSEKDMDRIKMILRLTRDLGVNLAGVDIILQLKDQIEQSEAVIRQMKEELAKFEQNAVPSKKALVKRKNSFDLIFYDDKN
- a CDS encoding DnaJ C-terminal domain-containing protein, with the protein product MSNSLYETLGVSEKASADEIKKAYRRLARKYHPDINKDPGAEDKFKEINAAYEILSDEKKRAQYDRHGDAMFGGQNFHDFASSSGMGNLDEILKNIFGGGFSGGASGFGGFSSRGGFSGFRQTGGFGGFEDDEDMDSRAKVTIPFDVAVKGGEHSINFNGENIKIKIPNGINNGEKLRIKGKGNGGRGDLILTVNIAPSDEYERDGDDLYKDVLIPLKTMMFGGKIEVKTPKKDVTIKIAENSKSGQKIRLKGYGVQNRKSGIFGDLYLRARVSLPDVNALDGELAELMKQKLPEV
- a CDS encoding Do family serine endopeptidase; this translates as MKKITVLSLATSCAIFAASINFNEPAEDFTRINPEFNKNVVLSYNSSIADAKKSVVNISTTKTLNGAGADMGDMFNDPFFKDFFGFQFNIPQEKQKSSSLGSGVIISSDGYIVTNNHVVEDSDEIVVTLLDSDKEYKAKIIGTDPKTDLAIIKIDAKELKAIPFADSAKLMEGDIVFAIGNPFGVGGSITQGIVSGLNKDNIGLNQYENFIQTDASINPGNSGGALVDSRGYLVGINSAILSRSGGNNGIGFAIPSNMTKDIAKKLIEDGKIERGYIGVMIANLNEQQKEIYKNKEGALISSVEKGLPADIAGIKRGDLVVKIDDKDIKNANDLKNLIGSLAPNKEITLTYERSGKLETAKIKLANANAQSSGGKATKGDSAIDGLSVTSIDDNARFKYRLASDVAGVLVTDVKSGSNAEKFGFEKGDIIIQVAEENIKNLDDFNKAVANAKGKKTLVWVNRGGLFQGLVIK
- a CDS encoding DUF6138 family protein; translation: MNENEISLASKIKNEINLTIKKELKERYKGEAPYSRCRVQEGYYDTFTLECGRRGFSMSYSDSYYDASELSEDELKAALPLIVKGVEKEFLDENNLPFFAYKLNLSVKFESEDSPRKFYFENAARKAELKRRLEDYIGEVITRRTAKVKDERELYVFMGHVFDLPLMDYDEFALIELIEKFELAVRDSKSKHLTDEFKEALTCYLQDWRDDKFMPKFYDIYGDDWERTYELKKDFKPQNVSAGELALFVRAAFWRIKYKSFSWDVKFARKDLESAALIFGSAQAQKYLDHGTGELDESLTRFKDADVECAANDVFAQISVKIKNETPQAYKKALIFIVNLLRAGFTASYAVKFSSKADKIYLPIKGLEKTQTHRFFATALAHGIDLELELYAKEALRHKYEFYADINDEKCLMTGSYAVFGLALKSEKYFALAKRYFKNVDDEHQSAHIKFIEAFIDRYGVSAQSLDVLVDAFSSYQDDKIYKNLRALMDEPANKALFLRALENLKGYKKENAAYAAWGRGWEKEISG
- a CDS encoding response regulator transcription factor — its product is MIKILMIEDDLELAEILTEFLAKSDMSVTTAEEPYIGLSTLNVEKFDLVILDLTLPGLDGLEVCKEIRKRHDVPIIISSARHDITDKVNALDNGADDYLPKPYDPQELLARIKSHLRRQSTVAGANLSGAKEPAREKDIAVDDFKHVITLKGEPLNLTAAEYDILKYMLQKEGGAITREEFIYNCASISEDSTNKSIDVIIGRIRGKLGDDPKEPKYIHAIRGIGYKLMQ
- a CDS encoding ArsS family sensor histidine kinase, translated to MKRSSVFYTITFIFALALTSIFLAFLWLMDYDKQNYARELNAKYSTIARNQLFLMSGIINEKEYERQTGDFKMPEITNERQKEEILVNATVLEEISADIGSSAIMIYQNHHYLKVQHVDKVLLLKDNDYQPYRYDIIKIIFLLVAIILLAAYVFVIRKLKPLRKLKRQIAKFAAGEIDEVQNVSSGNDEISEVAEAFYDAVCQIKNLNASRKLFLRNIMHELKTPITKGRLAAEMIEKSKNQERLVSVFIKLENLINEFAAVEQVTSNIALNNTKICRIDDVIDEALDIAMVDPGQVTISKLEDVSLNADFKLLAIAAKNMIDNALKYSPNKHVNITITRESIKFINEGERLSKELRHYVEPFTKGESAQKSFGLGLYIVENIIKAHKLTLGYEYKNGLNVFSFENLQNIAA